Part of the Halalkalibacter krulwichiae genome is shown below.
AAGATTGAAGAGTATAAATGGGGACCGTATACTCCTAACTTTGCTTTTCCAATGACTATCCCAGAAGGATTTGTTTTTGTCCTAGGTGACAATCGTCAAAATAGTCTTGATAGTAGAAGGTTTGGGCCGATTTCTTATGAACAAATAGTTGGCAAAGTTGATTTGCGTTTTTGGCCTCTGAATGAAGCAGGTGTTATTCAATAATAAGATGAGGGGATTGTCGTACTTTTTCGGCGATCTTTTTTTGTTTTTTAAAGAACTTTCTATTAAGATTTATTATTTTGCTTGTCCAATTTATGAAATCAGAAGATTTGTCAGAATTTATTAGCAACTCTCCTCCCTGTCTGCATAGGATAAAGTAAGCCACTTTATTAAAAGCTTACTTCTCTACCGCGACTCGAGACCATCTTATGCTAGTAAACTGAATTATGTGAATGTATTTACGTGAAAACTTTGAATAGGTGTTGGATAAGAAATAAAGGGAGGGGAATCACATGGCGAACAATAATCAACGTCAATTTGTCGTGTCACAAGAAAACTGGTCTCTTCATCGAAAAGGACATCAAGACCAGCGACGTCATCAAGAAAAGGTTCAAGAAGCAATCAAAAGAAACTTGCCAGATCTTGTCAGCGAAGAGAATATTGTCATGTCGAATGGTCGAGATGTGATTCGGATTCCAATTCGTTCTTTAGACGAATACAAAATTCGTTATAACTATGATAAAACGAAACATGTAGGCCAAGGCCAGGGGGACAGTAAGGTAGGCGATGTAGTTGCAAGAGACCCGAACGCAAAGAAACAACAAGGCCCTGGGAAAGGGCAAGGGGCAGGAGACCAAGCAGGAGAGGATTATTCGGAGGCGGAAGTTTCGATTATGGAGCTTCAAGAAATGCTTTTCCAAGAATTAGAGTTACCTAATCTCCAGAAGAAAGAAGAAGATGAAATTATTATTGAAGATATTGATTTCAATGATATTCGTAAAAAAGGTTTAATGGGGAATATTGATAAGCGTAGAACGATCTTATCTGCTATTAAAAGAAATGCGCTTGAAGGAAGACCAGGATTAATTCCAATTTATAATGATGATCTTCGTTTTAAAACGTGGAATGAAGTGACCAAACCAGAATCGAAAGCAGTCGTTATTGCTATGATGGATACAAGTGGCTCAATGGGACGTTGGGAAAAATATATGGCGCGCAGCTTTTTCTTTTGGATGACACGTTTCTTAAGAACAAAGTATGAAACAGTTGATATTGAGTTTATTGCACACCATACAGAAGCAAAAGTCGTATCTGAAGAAGACTTTTTCTCTAAAGGTGAGAGTGGAGGGACTATTTGTTCTTCTGCTTATCGAAAAGCTTTAGAAGTAATCGATAACAAGTATGATCCTAAACGATACAATATTTACCCATTCCATTTTTCTGATGGAGATAACTTAACATCTGATAACGCGCGTTGCTTAAAGTTAGTCGAGCAACTCATGGATGTTTCGAGTATGTTTGGCTATGGTGAAGTGAATCAATACAGTCGCCATTCGACATTAATGAGTGCTTATAAAAACATTGATGATATTCGCTTCCGTCATTACATCCTGAAGGAAAAAGGCGATGTCTATCATGCGATGAAGACATTCTTTAAGAAGGAAGAAGAAGCTTTGGCTTAAGAACTAACAAATAAAATACAGGGATGGATCAAAGTTGATCTGTCCTTTTTTCTTTTATTCGTAATCTTCTATGCGTTTGGATCTTTCTAAATGAATTGGTTCAAAACAATCTTTTAAAAAAGATCTATCATGGAGACTTCACAGTTTTGTTCGAACAAAAAAGTTTGATAAACTAAAAAGTAGGGAAACTTGTTAACAATTATTATGACATTAATAATTTGAATAGAAATGAAAGGAATTTTGTACGATGCTAAAGAGATATAATCGTAATGAACCTTTTAGGTATGAATTTGGGAAGCCTATTCGCTGCGAAGTGCTCGTTATGAATGAACCAGAACGTGTATATGATGCAGAGGTAATAAATATGAGTCCTAAAGGGGTGCAACTTTATATAAACAAGAATGTACTTGAAAGTGATCGTGTCAAAGCTATAAAAATCAAAGTTCAACTAAATTCAAATCTGTTACTTTTAGCGGGTGAGATTGTTTGGAGAAAAAATTACTTGAAAGGTCTTTTGTATGGAGTATCTTTAGAAAAAGGAGATACCGAACAAATCATTATTGAAGAACTGAAAAAGTACAGTAAAAGCGAAGGGAAATAATAAGAATGTCCATTATTAACACTCTATCCACTAAGGTAGAGGTTTTTTTATGTTCTTAATAGAGCCATTTTCTCATTGTAAAAAATGCCTATTCCTGTAATGATATAATAGTAGTACATTAGAGTCGGGGTGGAATCATGCAGCTAACAAAGAGTGAAAGATATACGGTGAGTTTAGTCCTGTTAGGTGGAGGAGGATTGTTTTTATTAGTTTTTCTCCAAGGGTTATATGCAGGGACATTTGAGGTGCAGAATCACCTAGTTCTACATACATTATTAGAATTAATCAGTATTGCTGTTTCCGTTTCCATTTTCATTTATGGTTGGTTAACCTATCCTTTTACTCAATCGAGAGTATTGCTATTTTTCGCTTTAACTTTTTTAATGGTTGCCATTTTTGATGTTCTTCACACTTTTATTTTTCCGGGAATGCCTTTTTTTCCTGATGAAAATACACAGGCGACAATTTGGTTGTGGATGCTAGCGAGGTTAACCGAATCTATTGCCTTTATTGTAGGTCTTTATTTATTAAAGAAAAGTAAGGCGTTAAGTAGGAAGTATCAGAAGTATACATGGTTAATGCTTTTTAGTTTTGTACCACTGATCAGTTCCTATTTCATAATTGTTTACGCTGAATATTTACCAATATTAATAACAAATGAAGGAACAACACTAGTAAAAAAAGCGTTAGAATTAGCTGTTGTCATTGTCCACTTAGGGGCAATTATTTTTATTTGGCGTGATTATAAAAGAAACAAAAGTATCTTTTTATTAAATTTAATGAGAGCTTGCTTCTTCCTAATCTTTTGTGGGGTTACTATGGTGTTGTATTTAACAATTGAAGATCTTACACACCTTGCTGGTCATGTATATAAAGTGGTAGGATACTTCTTTATTATGAAAGCCTTTTATTATGCCACTATAAAGTTGCCTCTTGAACATAAAAAGCAGACAGAAGAGAAACTGCAAGACATCGAAAGCGAATTAGAATCGCTTTTTAAAAATACCGATGATGCTATTTTTATCTATAATTTAAATGATAAAGTGTTGGTAAGGAGGAATCCTGCTTTTACAAAGATGTTCGGTTATGATGAGCATGAACCATTGACAGTGAATGAACTTATCCCTGAAGAACGAAACGAAGAATTTTTCCAATTAATTGAAGTGCTAAAGAGCGGAAAATCAATTATTGATTATAAGACTGTTCGTCAAGATAAAAAGAAAAGGCTAATTGATGTTAGTATGACTGTTTCTCCAATAAAAAGATTTGAGGGTGAAATACTATGCGCTTCCATTTTGCGAAATATTACAGAACAAACTAAAGCGCAAAAGGCTCTTCAAGAAGCGAGACAAGAGCTTCAAGAAACAATAGCGCAACATCACGGCATTATTTACAAATTCAAAAAAATAGACAATGAATTTATTATTACTTTAATTGATGGGAAACTACTCTCCGAGAATAATATTTTACCAGGTAAATTAATAGGGAAACCAATTGACATTTTATATAATGACTATGAAGCTGAGAGGTTATCTACATATAATGAAAGAGCTTGGCAAGGTGAGAAATTAGAATATCAATTTGAGCTTCCTTCAGATGACTTAATCTTTTTAGCAACTCTCGAACCGATCACACGAAATGGAGAGATTGTTGAAGTACTTGGAAATGTAATAGATATTACAACACTAATCAAAACGGAAGAACTACTTCGAAGAACGGAGAAACTATCAGTAGTAGGTGAACTTGCTGCAGGATTTGCTCATGAAATTAGAAACCCTTTAACGACGATTAAGGGATTCATTCAACTAATCGAAAAGGAAAAAAATGAGAAGAATGCAGAATATATTAACATTATGTTAAATGAAATCGATCGCCTTGAAATGATCACGAATGAATTTATGGTTGTTGCAAAGCCGCAAGTGATTAATTATCAAATGGAGTGTGTACAAGCTTTTATCAAAGATGTTACCCAGTTTCTTCAGCCGCAAGCGCTTTTAAAAAATGTAGAAATGAAACTAGTTGTTGATCAAGAAATTCCGCATATCTATTTTGATCGAAATCAAATGAGGCAAGTACTTATAAATCTCTATAAGAATTCAATGGAAGCAATGAAAAGTGGTGGTATGATTACAACACATGTAACAATTGTAGAGCAATTTGTATCAATTGCCATTGCAGACGAAGGAGCAGGCATTCCTGAGAACTTAATTCCACGGTTAGGAGAACCTTTTTATACGTTAAAAGAAAAGGGTACAGGCTTAGGGTTAATGGTTAGCAAAAAAATTATAGATACTCATCAAGGGAGTTTGTTAATAAAAAGTGAATTAAATGTCGGAACAACGATGACAATTATGTTACCGATAAATCGAAAAGCAACGGAGGTTAACGATGATTAGATTTGCAGTCATTGGAACAAACTGGATCACTGAAAATTTTATTAAAGCAGCAAGGAAAGTAGAAGGCTTTGAGTTAACGGCTGTTTATTCAAGGACAAAAGAAAGAGGGCAATTATTTGCAGACCAATATAATGCGCCTTTTGTCTATACAAGTTTAGAAGAAGTAGCGACAAGTAGTGAAGTAGATGCCGTATACATAGCGAGTCCTAATTCCCATCATGCAAATCAAGCGATTTTGATGATGAATAATGGTAAGCATGTCCTTTGTGAGAAGCCACTTGCTTCTAATACAGCCGAAGTAGAGAGAATGATTACCTGTGCAAAGGAAAATGACGTACTATTAATGGAAGCATTAAAGACAACGTTTGTTCCAAATTTTAATGAAATCAAAAAACATATCAAGAAAATTGGAACGGTTAGGCGATATGTTTCTAGCTATTGTCAATACTCTTCACGATATGATCGTTATAAAGCTGGTGAACAGCTAAATACATTTGATCCTCAATTTTCTAATGGTGCTCTAATGGATTTAGGCGTGTATTGTGTATATCCTTTAGTTGCTCTATTTGGAGAACCTAAGCAAGTTCTTGGGCAATCGTACATGCTAGAATCGGGGGTTGATGGTGAAGGAAGTTTACTATTGAAATATGATCAGATGGAAGCTGTAATCATGTACTCGAAAATTTCAAACTCTTATCTTCCTTCAGAGATACAAGGTGAGGAAGGAAGTATTCTGATCGATCATATGAATCCGCCTAAGGGACTGAAGATTCAATATCGTAATGGTACGTCTGAGCAAATTAGTTTGCCTCAAGATGAACATTCAATGTTGTATGAAATAGAGGAATTTATTTCATTAGTAAAGAATAATGAAAAGGAATCAAATATTAATACTTATGAGAATTCACTCATAACTGCTCGCATTTTAGAAGAGGCTAGAATGAAAATGAACATTGTTTATCCAGCAGATCGAGCCAATAAAGATTAATTACTGAAGCATTTTTTAGAGGAGGATAATTTTTAAAAGAGTAACTAACTTTTTTGAAATTATTCTCTTTTTCTATAGTCTAGAAAAGGCATGGTGATTGTTTAGAATACTAGAGCATATATTTATATTGAGCACCTTTAGTGTAATTTACATGAACTGATGACGTCGGGAACTTTTAGATACTTAGCGAATTGTATAAGAATCTGATAGCCTTTCTAAATAAGAAAAGGAGGGATTTGCGTTGGTTGAAAAGCTTACCAAGAACTTCTTTCTCTACTTATCAAAAAGCAAAGTACTGAATAAAGGTGCAAAGCGATGGGGATTACGATTGGGAGCTTCTCAAGTCGTTGCTGGAGTTTCTATAGAGAGCGTCATCAAATCTGTAAAAGAGCTCAATGACAAAGGATTAGTCTGTACGGTTGATCATTTAGGAGAATTTGTATTTAAGAAAGAAGAAGCAGTGCAGGCAACAACCGTTTGTGTGGATACACTTGAAGCAATTTCGGAAGCCGGTGTCAAATGTAATTTATCTGTAAAGTTAACCCAGCTTGGGTTAGATATCGATAAAAGGCTCTGTTTGGACAATATGAATCGTATATTAGATACGGCAAGACGGACAAATAATTTTGTGAGAATTGATATGGAAGACTATACCCATTACCATCAAACTCTAGAAATGCTTAAAGAGCTTCGTAGAAAGTATAATAATGTTGGAACTGTCATACAAGCTTATCTATATAGTGCTAAAGATGATTTGGAAAAATTAAAGGGGATTCCATTGCGCCTTGTGAAAGGCGCTTATAAGGAATCTGCTAAAGTGGCCTTTCAAGATAAGAAGAAAATTGATGCTAACTATATGAAGATTATTAAGCAACATTTATTAACAGGAAGCTATACGGCTATTGCGACACATGATCACAGAATCATAGAACAAGTAAAAGAGTTTTGCCATCAGAACAACATTCCTCGCAATCAATTCGAATTCCAAATGTTATACGGGTTTCGGAAGGAGTTACAAGAAGAGATTGCACGGCAAGGATATACAATGAGGGTGTATGTACCTTTTGGGAAAGACTGGTATGGGTATTTTATGAGGAGATTAGCAGAAAGACCACAGAATGTTTCGTTTGCTCTAAAAGGATTTCTTTCAAGAAAGTAGAATGATCATGAAAAAAGTTGTAACGATTGTTACGACTTTTTTCAAAATATGTATACGTACAAAGACGTTGTAGTTAACCGGAAGGGGATACGTTATGAATAAACATACTAAAGTTTCAGTTGTAGGAGTCCCGATGGATTTAGGACAAGTTCGTCGTGGAGTTGATATGGGACCTAGTGCAATGCGATATGCAGGATTAATTGAGGGAATCAAAGAATTAGGTTTTGATGTAGTAGATTATGGAGATATTACGATTCATCGTTCTTCGAATGGGAGTAAGCAAGAGCAGAACTTGAAGAACTTACAGGAAGTAATTAAAACAAGTGAGGAACTATGTAGAGATCTTGACCAAATTCTTTCAAAAGGAGGTTTCCCGCTTGTTTTAGGTGGTGACCATAGCATGAGTATCGGATCAATTGCAGGGATAAGTAAGCATTATAAGAATTTAGGTGTCATCTGGTATGATGCACATACCGACTTAAATACAGCAGACACGTCACCATCTGGTAATATTCATGGAATGCCACTAGCAATTAATTTAGGCTTAGGACATCCACTGTTGACTGAAATTGGAGGATATTCACCTAAGGTTAAGAGAGAGAATATCGTTATTATCGGGGCAAGATCGATTGATGAAGGTGAGAGGGAATTAATTAAACAAGAAGGTATAAAAGTTTTTACAATGCATGAAATTGATCGTAAAGGAATGACAGCTGTCATGGAAGAAGCAATCTCCTACTTGAAAGATCGAACAGATGGTGTTCACTTAAGTCTTGATCTAGATGCTTTAGACCCTGTCGATGCACCAGGTGTAGGGACACCGGTATTGGGGGGAGTTACATATCGTGAAAGTCATTTAGCAATGGAGATGTTAGCTGAGTCAGGGATGATAACATCAGCAGAGTTTGTTGAAGTGAACCCCATTTTGGACAATAAAAATCAAACCGCTGACATCGCTGTAGAATTAGTGGCTTCTCTACTAGGAAAAAAATTAATTTAAGTGTATAATTATGTTTCTTGTAAAGTGGAGGAGGTTTTATTTTGACAGGAAAAAACAGACAAAAGGTAAATACATCAGCGCAGAATAGGACTATCGCTAATTATTTACGATTCATTATTCCTTCCTTAGTGGGAGTATTTTTATTCATGGTTCCTTTAAAGGTGAACGGTGATATAACGATTCCTGTTGCCTTTTTGGCAAAACAAGTTGAAGGATTGTTACTACATGCTTTGCCGACAGTAATGACAGTC
Proteins encoded:
- the rocF gene encoding arginase, giving the protein MNKHTKVSVVGVPMDLGQVRRGVDMGPSAMRYAGLIEGIKELGFDVVDYGDITIHRSSNGSKQEQNLKNLQEVIKTSEELCRDLDQILSKGGFPLVLGGDHSMSIGSIAGISKHYKNLGVIWYDAHTDLNTADTSPSGNIHGMPLAINLGLGHPLLTEIGGYSPKVKRENIVIIGARSIDEGERELIKQEGIKVFTMHEIDRKGMTAVMEEAISYLKDRTDGVHLSLDLDALDPVDAPGVGTPVLGGVTYRESHLAMEMLAESGMITSAEFVEVNPILDNKNQTADIAVELVASLLGKKLI
- the yhbH gene encoding sporulation protein YhbH; the protein is MANNNQRQFVVSQENWSLHRKGHQDQRRHQEKVQEAIKRNLPDLVSEENIVMSNGRDVIRIPIRSLDEYKIRYNYDKTKHVGQGQGDSKVGDVVARDPNAKKQQGPGKGQGAGDQAGEDYSEAEVSIMELQEMLFQELELPNLQKKEEDEIIIEDIDFNDIRKKGLMGNIDKRRTILSAIKRNALEGRPGLIPIYNDDLRFKTWNEVTKPESKAVVIAMMDTSGSMGRWEKYMARSFFFWMTRFLRTKYETVDIEFIAHHTEAKVVSEEDFFSKGESGGTICSSAYRKALEVIDNKYDPKRYNIYPFHFSDGDNLTSDNARCLKLVEQLMDVSSMFGYGEVNQYSRHSTLMSAYKNIDDIRFRHYILKEKGDVYHAMKTFFKKEEEALA
- a CDS encoding PilZ domain-containing protein, which gives rise to MNEPERVYDAEVINMSPKGVQLYINKNVLESDRVKAIKIKVQLNSNLLLLAGEIVWRKNYLKGLLYGVSLEKGDTEQIIIEELKKYSKSEGK
- a CDS encoding Gfo/Idh/MocA family protein; protein product: MIRFAVIGTNWITENFIKAARKVEGFELTAVYSRTKERGQLFADQYNAPFVYTSLEEVATSSEVDAVYIASPNSHHANQAILMMNNGKHVLCEKPLASNTAEVERMITCAKENDVLLMEALKTTFVPNFNEIKKHIKKIGTVRRYVSSYCQYSSRYDRYKAGEQLNTFDPQFSNGALMDLGVYCVYPLVALFGEPKQVLGQSYMLESGVDGEGSLLLKYDQMEAVIMYSKISNSYLPSEIQGEEGSILIDHMNPPKGLKIQYRNGTSEQISLPQDEHSMLYEIEEFISLVKNNEKESNINTYENSLITARILEEARMKMNIVYPADRANKD
- a CDS encoding MASE3 domain-containing protein gives rise to the protein MQLTKSERYTVSLVLLGGGGLFLLVFLQGLYAGTFEVQNHLVLHTLLELISIAVSVSIFIYGWLTYPFTQSRVLLFFALTFLMVAIFDVLHTFIFPGMPFFPDENTQATIWLWMLARLTESIAFIVGLYLLKKSKALSRKYQKYTWLMLFSFVPLISSYFIIVYAEYLPILITNEGTTLVKKALELAVVIVHLGAIIFIWRDYKRNKSIFLLNLMRACFFLIFCGVTMVLYLTIEDLTHLAGHVYKVVGYFFIMKAFYYATIKLPLEHKKQTEEKLQDIESELESLFKNTDDAIFIYNLNDKVLVRRNPAFTKMFGYDEHEPLTVNELIPEERNEEFFQLIEVLKSGKSIIDYKTVRQDKKKRLIDVSMTVSPIKRFEGEILCASILRNITEQTKAQKALQEARQELQETIAQHHGIIYKFKKIDNEFIITLIDGKLLSENNILPGKLIGKPIDILYNDYEAERLSTYNERAWQGEKLEYQFELPSDDLIFLATLEPITRNGEIVEVLGNVIDITTLIKTEELLRRTEKLSVVGELAAGFAHEIRNPLTTIKGFIQLIEKEKNEKNAEYINIMLNEIDRLEMITNEFMVVAKPQVINYQMECVQAFIKDVTQFLQPQALLKNVEMKLVVDQEIPHIYFDRNQMRQVLINLYKNSMEAMKSGGMITTHVTIVEQFVSIAIADEGAGIPENLIPRLGEPFYTLKEKGTGLGLMVSKKIIDTHQGSLLIKSELNVGTTMTIMLPINRKATEVNDD
- a CDS encoding proline dehydrogenase family protein, producing MVEKLTKNFFLYLSKSKVLNKGAKRWGLRLGASQVVAGVSIESVIKSVKELNDKGLVCTVDHLGEFVFKKEEAVQATTVCVDTLEAISEAGVKCNLSVKLTQLGLDIDKRLCLDNMNRILDTARRTNNFVRIDMEDYTHYHQTLEMLKELRRKYNNVGTVIQAYLYSAKDDLEKLKGIPLRLVKGAYKESAKVAFQDKKKIDANYMKIIKQHLLTGSYTAIATHDHRIIEQVKEFCHQNNIPRNQFEFQMLYGFRKELQEEIARQGYTMRVYVPFGKDWYGYFMRRLAERPQNVSFALKGFLSRK